tctcagcCTAAAAATCAGGACACTTTCACTGGCTTTCTCTGGAGCTTCGTATTACTAGAGGattaaattattaatactatTGTTCTCTCAGGGACAAAGTAAGAACCAGGACCCTGGCTTCCTTGCCCAGCAGTCTGGCATCAGGAAATGTTGCCCTACCTGTTCCAAGGAGCTAGCTGGATTCAGCCATGGGGTGGACTTTCCGATGCTGGATGAGGTTGCAATGGTAGATGAAGTTCTTGCCACATTTGTCACATTTATAAGGtctttctccagtgtgaattctctgatgcTTAATGAGGACAGAACGTCGACTAAAGCTCTTACTGCACTGATTGCACTGGTAAGGCTTTTCCCCCGTGTGGATCCTGAGATGATGAAAAAGCCCAGCATTCTGGCTAAAGGCTTTGCCACAAACGCTGCACTGATAGCGCTTCTCCCCAGTGTGGAGTCTCTGGTGCTGGAACAGTCCTGACCGCTGGCTGAAGGCGCGCCCACACTCATCACACTCAtagggcttctcgcccgtgtgcGTTCTCTGGTGCTCAATAAGGATGGAATTCTGGGTGAAgcttttcccacattcactgcagaCATAGGGTCTTTCCACTGAAGAGCTTCCCCGTTGCCTCTCCAGTCTACCTTCCTGGTCACAGGTCTCTCCATATTCAGGCACTGGAATAGTATCACCATTCAGTTTTTCAGGTGCCTCCACAagagatttcttttctttagacAGCTCCCTCTTTGGAGCTAACTCCACATTCCAAGTTCCAGTCTCATTGTCTGAAATAATAAATGGATTACATGAATGTTGTgttcccaaagaaaggaaaatactggTCAGGAGAGTGGGTGGAAGGGGACAAGCAACCATGTTTTCTATTTACTTTCCCACTCTTAACAATTATACTTGGGCTTCAGTGAGAAGATGCCCTGTATCACAATTGCCTGTTTATTGTATACCTCTCCCACCAGACTGTAAACTCCCTAAGGGCAAGGACCATGTCTACCTTGCTCATCACTGCTTCTCCAGTACCCAGCACAATGCCGGGCCCAAAGTAAACAACAAGTAAACATGCTGAATTGATGACCATTCGGGGAATGACTTAGGCTTCCTGAGCAAATTCTAATCCTCACCAATCTCCTGAATCGGGCCCACCCCTCTCAAGTTCCACTGAGGCCGCTCTTCCAAGGTTTGGAGCTGGCTACTTGATGACTCCTGGGCTGTTCCTAGAGCTGCTTTCTCCTTCACAAGCTCCTTTTGTTCATGATCACGGGCTGGGACCTGGCAAAAATTAAGGACAATTGGAAACCAAATATCAGAGAAGATACTGCAAGGCCTTCTCAGGATCAATGGATAGGAAAAGATGGATCAAGAAACTGGCAAAGAGAAAAGGTGGAGAGATTAAAGAGTCTATTACAGATCAAGTCAGGTATAAAGAAATccatcttttcctcctcttcctcttactGCACTGAAACCCCATGCTTCACCATACAAGCACAAATCCTTGTTCTCCCTTCTTCCCACCTGCTCTCTTGGTTCATCCAGCTCTCTCTCCAAATCCTCCAGCACAATTACCGCCTCTTCTCCACTCACTGGGCGGTGCTCTCTCACCCAGGCCTGGAGCTCCTCGGGCAGGATGGTTAGGAACTGCTCCAGCACCAGCAGCTCCAGGATCTGCTCTTTGGTGTGCATCTCTGGTCTCAGCCACTGATGGCAGAGCTCCTGGAGTCTTCGAAGAGCCTCTCGGGGCCCTGGTGTCTCCTGGTAGCAGAACTGTCTGAAGCGTCTACGAAAGATCTCCCTGGTATGAGGGTTATCTCCTGACAGGCCAGGTTCCTGGCCCATTCTTGTGTggtcccccttttcctctttcactttcactgctagAAGTCCCTCGTGCATCTCTGGAGTCTGAAGGGCCAAGGCTGTGGCTATTCAGAAAAAGAATCTAATCTTAATAATTCCCTCTTGatcttttcttctggaaatcccaaaatctaaaaaataatttgcaggaaagaaaatgaagaaaattctttTTGCTGGTAGGCACTGGAAGTATTTATACCCAAATCAGTAACTCTAATGAAGAACATGAATGcatgattaataataataatgataatgattaaGCAAATACTGGTGAAGGTAATataggaagga
This genomic window from Bos mutus isolate GX-2022 chromosome 23, NWIPB_WYAK_1.1, whole genome shotgun sequence contains:
- the LOC102279683 gene encoding zinc finger and SCAN domain-containing protein 23 isoform X7, which produces MSNLVFQPGITPRPHALGVWSLSHWITTGNSDICLFISTYFTYSCLLSILEELQRETVSKKLKATALALQTPEMHEGLLAVKVKEEKGDHTRMGQEPGLSGDNPHTREIFRRRFRQFCYQETPGPREALRRLQELCHQWLRPEMHTKEQILELLVLEQFLTILPEELQAWVREHRPVSGEEAVIVLEDLERELDEPREQVPARDHEQKELVKEKAALGTAQESSSSQLQTLEERPQWNLRGVGPIQEIDNETGTWNVELAPKRELSKEKKSLVEAPEKLNGDTIPVPEYGETCDQEGRLERQRGSSSVERPYVCSECGKSFTQNSILIEHQRTHTGEKPYECDECGRAFSQRSGLFQHQRLHTGEKRYQCSVCGKAFSQNAGLFHHLRIHTGEKPYQCNQCSKSFSRRSVLIKHQRIHTGERPYKCDKCGKNFIYHCNLIQHRKVHPMAESS
- the LOC102279683 gene encoding zinc finger and SCAN domain-containing protein 23 isoform X9, yielding MHEGLLAVKVKEEKGDHTRMGQEPGLSGDNPHTREIFRRRFRQFCYQETPGPREALRRLQELCHQWLRPEMHTKEQILELLVLEQFLTILPEELQAWVREHRPVSGEEAVIVLEDLERELDEPREQVPARDHEQKELVKEKAALGTAQESSSSQLQTLEERPQWNLRGVGPIQEIDNETGTWNVELAPKRELSKEKKSLVEAPEKLNGDTIPVPEYGETCDQEGRLERQRGSSSVERPYVCSECGKSFTQNSILIEHQRTHTGEKPYECDECGRAFSQRSGLFQHQRLHTGEKRYQCSVCGKAFSQNAGLFHHLRIHTGEKPYQCNQCSKSFSRRSVLIKHQRIHTGERPYKCDKCGKNFIYHCNLIQHRKVHPMAESS